Within Ralstonia pickettii DTP0602, the genomic segment TGCAGCGGCGACTCCCAGTCCCCGACGTGCTGGAAGTTGCTCATGATGTAGGTCCAGCCGTTGATCTCATCGACCGCATGCAGGCCGGTGGACTCGGCGCCGGCCGGGCACGACAGCACGCGGCTGAGCGTCCTGGTATCGACGTTGTAGGCCCACAGGAAGTTGTTGACGTGGGTGTTGCTGTCCTCACCGACAAACAGCGTGCGCAGTTTTTCCGAGAACTTCAGGTTGTCCGGGGTGGCGACCTTGTCCGGATTGGCGAAGTTGCCGAGCGCATCCTGCTGCTTCATCTTGCCGCCGCCGAGGTCCTCGGAGACCAGCGCGGGCACGGCGGCCATGTCGACCGGCACCCATTCGCTGTTCATCGCAGCGCCGTTCTTGTCGGCCTGGCCGCCCTTCAGGTTCAGCTCATAGACGGCGCCCGAGTACGGGCCTTCGACCTGGATATCGCCGGCGTTGGCGGCATTGCCCATGAGCATGCTCGCCTCGATGCGCGACATCGCCGAGTAGGCCTTCTTGTCCTTGATGTTGACCGTGGTGCCTTCCATCTTGGTAAAACCCAGGCTGCCGCCGACCAGCGCGGCGTAGCGGTGGGTTTCCAGGCAGGCCGCGGCCTTTTCCATGCCCGGCACGAGCTTCACCCAGTTGGGCTTGCCGTTGTACAGGATGCGCGTGTAGCTGGTATCGGACGGATCGGCGGTCTTGACGTCCATGATGTCGGCCAGCCTGATACCGCCGTCGACCAGCGCGCGGATCTCGGCGCTGGTGGCGCTGCCGAGCTTGATCCATGACAGCGTGGCGCTGCCCGGGCCCACGCCCGAGGTCTGGTGCCACTTGGCCACGTACAGCGAGCCACTGGACAGGTCGCGCGCCTTGTCGGCGATAAACAGGAACAGGCCGCCGTTGGTGGCGTCGTCGCCCATCAGCACGGTGCGCTCGTCGGGCATCACCTGCACCAGCTCGTGCGAGATGCGGCCCAGGCAGTAGTGCTTCTTGATGGTGCCGGTGCCGTCCGGGTTGACCGTGACTTCCGGCAGGTGGCCGTAGTTGTAGGCGTTGGCGCGGGCCGGGTCGCCGTACAGGTTCTGGCTGTAGCCCTGCAGCTGCTTGACGGCGTTGACGTCCATCAGGTCGGTCTCGTACTCCTCGCTCGACAGATGGGTGTTCCACGGCGACAGGCTGGCGCCGCAGGTGATCCACAGGCCGTTGACGTCCGCGGTATCGACGTTGTGGTACTTCACCGGGGTCAGCTTGCCGGTGGCGGGGTCCTGGTCCAGCGTCACGATGGCGATCGGCGACGGCAGCAGGCCGTACATGCTGACGTTGTTCTGGTTGCGCGTGGTGTACTCGAACTGCACCACGGCGAACACGGTGTTGCCCTTGACCCCGGCCACGGTCGGGTTGGCCACGGTCAGCAGCGAGCTGCCGTCCGGCGCGTCGGAGAAGAACTGGCGTTCCTTGCCGGCCACGGAGGTATCCATGATCGGCTTGTTGTTGATGTCGTAGTAGCCGCCGGCGACGATGGTGCCGCCCTTGCCGTCGGAGAGCGTGTCGCCGGTGACGAAGAACGGCTGGTAGGCGAGCTTGTAGGTCTGGCTGCTGCCGTCGCTGAACGACACCTTCAGGCTCGAACCCACGGTGGTGGTCGCCATGGCTGCCGCGTCGGCCAGCGTGGGCGCGCTCATCGGGACGAACTCTGCCGTGGTGAAGGTGGCGGCAGACGCCGGGGCGGGAGCGGGTGCGGCAACGGCGTCGTTGCCACCGCCGCAGCCTGCCAGCAGCCCGGCCGAAGCGAAGCCAAGCGGCAGCATCGGCGCGCCGGCCAGGAGTTTCAGCGCCTTGCGGCGGCCAACATCAGGTTGTTCATGCATTTTCTTGATCCGGGGAAAAGGATGGATTTGGTTTTTGACTGCGTGATCGCTCCGGCCAGCCGCGAAGGCGGCCGGGCACCTGTTGGCACAGGCGGGCGGCGGGCGGCATTGCGCTCGTCCGCTGCGGATCGTATGGCGCGTATATGACACCAGGTTGACGATGCAACACAAAATCGCCGGGCGCCCTGCGATGACATGGCGGCCGCTGCGGTACACTCCCCGTTTGCCTTCCGCGGCCCCACAGGCGCGGAAACCGAGTGCCGGCCGCCGCCGTTTCTCCTGCCTTCCATTCCCTCCGCTTGCCAACCTACACGCTAGCCAACCCCGTCCAGGCCGAGATCGAAATCCGCAAGAGCCGCTTCCTGGCGCTGGCGCTGCCGGTGGCCGACCGGGAGGCCGCGATGGCCGCGCTCCAGGCGCTGCGCACCGAGCATCCGACCGCCACGCACGTGTGCTGGGCGCTGCTTGCTGGCGGCGCGTCGGGCATGTCCGATGACGGCGAGCCCTCCGGCACGGCGGGACGGCCGATCCTGGAGGTGCTGCGCCACCATGACCTCGACGGCGTGCTGGCTGCGGTGGTGCGCTACTACGGCGGCGTCAAGCTGGGGGCTGGCGGGTTGGTGCGCGCTTACACCGATGCCATCGCGGCGGCGCTGAAGTCGGCCGAACGTGTCGAGCGCATCGCTTATGGCACGCTGGTGGTGGCGGTGGACTATGCCGACGAGCCGCGCGTGCGGCGCTGGATCGAGCAGGAAGCGCAGCATGGCTGCACGCTGGCCGACACCGCCTATGGCGTAATGGCCACCCTGGTCATTCGGCTACCTGCCACCCAGGTCGACGCGGCTCGCGACGCGCTGCGCGACGCGACGCATGGCCGTGCCCAGTTTCCGCAAGCGGAGGATGGTGCGCATGGCTGAGGGAGAGACGGTGGATTCGGACGAGGGCGCGGAATTTACCGCACGGGTGCTACCGGGCGACGTGAGCTTCACCGCGCCTGCGGCGCTGAGCTTGCTCGAAGCCGCGCTACTTGAAGGCGTGGCCTTGCCCAACTCCTGCCGCAATGGGACCTGTCGCGCCTGTGCCAGCCGGCTGCACGCGGGGACGATCCGCTACCGGATCGAATGGCCGGGGCTAAGCCTGGATGAGAAGGAGGAAGGCTTGATCCTGCCGTGCGTGGCCTGTGCGGAGAGTGATGTGGTGATTGAGCCGGTGACGCTGGGTTAGCGCGAAGCGGCTCGTGGAATCGGTCAGCCTGGCGTGCGCCAGATTTCGTACCCCATCTGATCGAAGTCGTCCGGCACCTGGCCGAGGCCGGCCATGAATCCGAGCCCCTCACCCCCCAGCCGCCAGAAAAAACCGCAGCGCCATCTTCAACCCATCCGGCCCCGCCGGATCGGAAAACGCATGCCCGCCAGCCCCGCCGCTCCAGGCATGCCCCATCCCCTCGATCCGCACCAGGCGCACGTAAGGCCACTTGCTCGCCGTCCAGTCGAACACATCCACCGCCCGCCGCATCCCGCGCTGGATGCGCCGCGCTGGCACGCCGGTTAGCGGGTGCGCCCCTTCCGGCTGCAGGTTCATCCACATCGCTGCGGTCGCGGTGGCGTTGCTGAAGTCGACCACGCCATCGGCATCGCCGTGCAGCAGCAACAGCGGCGGCGGGCGGCGCCCGGCCAGCCCCACGCGCATGGCCTGCATGGCCTGCGCATCGGGCCCGCGCTGTCCGCGCATCGCGCGCGTCGCCTGCGCGGCATTGGCTGCGCTCCAGGGCACCGCGCCGGAATGCGAACCCACCGCGGCAATGCGCTCCGGGTAGCGCAGCCCGAGCATCAGCGCCATCGCACCGCCCGCGGACAGGCCCAGCACGCTGATGCGGTCGGGCGCGACCGGATGCCTGCGGCAGGCGTTATCGATCAGTCCCATCAGCTGCCCCGCCTCGGCAGCGCCCTGCACCGAAGGGCGGAACCAGTTCCAGCAACGCTGCGCGTTGGCCTGCGAGCTTTGTTCCGGCAGCAACACCACCCAGCCGGATTCGCGCGCCACTGCGGCGGCACGCGTGACCGCGGCAAAGCTCGCGGCGTCCTGGCCGCAGCCATGCAGCAGCACCAGCATGGGGGCGCGATGCGAGGCGGTGGCGCCGGCCGGCACGAAGATGCGATAGCGCCGCGGCGTCAGCGGCCCGCCCCAAGCGCCCTCCTCCCAGCGTCCGCTGCCGCGGCTCTCCGGGGCCTGCACGGGTGAGACCACGCCGGTCAGCGCGCGCTGGGTGGCGGCCGTGACCACAGCGGATTGCTTCACCGCGTTGCGCACGATGGCCTCGGTCATCGGCTTGGTGAAATTCTTGTTGACCGCGCGCTGCATGCGGCGGGCGTTGCGGGTAGCGGTCTTGTTCAGCGTGGACCAGAGTCTCGCGCCGGAAGAGCGGGGCATGCGGCGTCCTGTCGGCATGGGTAACCCGTGCATCATATGCCGAGTCGCGAAGGGTGCGAGGCAGACGAGGCGTTTGAGGGGGGAATGCGGAAAAGTCTCCAGGTTGCATGCAACGCGCGCCGGATGACTGCCTACAATGCAATGGCCGTGTCGCCCCGAGGCACGGACAGGAGGCAAGCATGATCGATGCAACAAGCCAGTTCAGGCCTTTGGATCCGGGCCGCGTCAACCTGATGGATCCGCTTGAAGTGCAGTACTGGTGCCGCGAGCTGGGCTGCAGCCAGGACGATCTGGAACACGCCGTCGATGCCGCCGGCGACCATATCGCCGCGGTGCGTGCGCAGCTGGAAGAAAACCCGGGCTACCAGGCCGGAATGCGGCCCCATTAAGTCCCCTCAACCCCTGCCAACCTCCCAACCCTGCTACCCGTCGTTCCCGCGCGAGCGGGAACGACGGCGAAGGTCTTTGCCCGACGCCAGGGCCGCAAGCCTCAGCGCGCGAGGTTGAGCGCCTTCGGCAGGCGGATCTGGACAAACTCGCTGTCGTCCGGCGTCTTGCTGCGCGATGCGCTGTCATTGACCGTCCACCTGACCACGCTGTAGCCGGCCGCCTCAGCGAAGCCACGTCGAGCGTATCGGCAGCCGCCGGTGTCAGCCCCGGCTGCGGGTTGCTGCCGCGCGCATCCCGGCCATACCAGAGATAAGCGCAATGCAGACCGG encodes:
- a CDS encoding alkaline phosphatase (K07093: K07093), translating into MHEQPDVGRRKALKLLAGAPMLPLGFASAGLLAGCGGGNDAVAAPAPAPASAATFTTAEFVPMSAPTLADAAAMATTTVGSSLKVSFSDGSSQTYKLAYQPFFVTGDTLSDGKGGTIVAGGYYDINNKPIMDTSVAGKERQFFSDAPDGSSLLTVANPTVAGVKGNTVFAVVQFEYTTRNQNNVSMYGLLPSPIAIVTLDQDPATGKLTPVKYHNVDTADVNGLWITCGASLSPWNTHLSSEEYETDLMDVNAVKQLQGYSQNLYGDPARANAYNYGHLPEVTVNPDGTGTIKKHYCLGRISHELVQVMPDERTVLMGDDATNGGLFLFIADKARDLSSGSLYVAKWHQTSGVGPGSATLSWIKLGSATSAEIRALVDGGIRLADIMDVKTADPSDTSYTRILYNGKPNWVKLVPGMEKAAACLETHRYAALVGGSLGFTKMEGTTVNIKDKKAYSAMSRIEASMLMGNAANAGDIQVEGPYSGAVYELNLKGGQADKNGAAMNSEWVPVDMAAVPALVSEDLGGGKMKQQDALGNFANPDKVATPDNLKFSEKLRTLFVGEDSNTHVNNFLWAYNVDTRTLSRVLSCPAGAESTGLHAVDEINGWTYIMSNFQHVGDWESPLHDIVKPMLDPLVRANYKDRFGSAVGYLTGDPTGVKLAKA
- a CDS encoding ferredoxin, translating into MAEGETVDSDEGAEFTARVLPGDVSFTAPAALSLLEAALLEGVALPNSCRNGTCRACASRLHAGTIRYRIEWPGLSLDEKEEGLILPCVACAESDVVIEPVTLG
- a CDS encoding poly(3-hydroxybutyrate) depolymerase, whose translation is MPRSSGARLWSTLNKTATRNARRMQRAVNKNFTKPMTEAIVRNAVKQSAVVTAATQRALTGVVSPVQAPESRGSGRWEEGAWGGPLTPRRYRIFVPAGATASHRAPMLVLLHGCGQDAASFAAVTRAAAVARESGWVVLLPEQSSQANAQRCWNWFRPSVQGAAEAGQLMGLIDNACRRHPVAPDRISVLGLSAGGAMALMLGLRYPERIAAVGSHSGAVPWSAANAAQATRAMRGQRGPDAQAMQAMRVGLAGRRPPPLLLLHGDADGVVDFSNATATAAMWMNLQPEGAHPLTGVPARRIQRGMRRAVDVFDWTASKWPYVRLVRIEGMGHAWSGGAGGHAFSDPAGPDGLKMALRFFLAAGG